In one Vicugna pacos chromosome 22, VicPac4, whole genome shotgun sequence genomic region, the following are encoded:
- the CLEC17A gene encoding C-type lectin domain family 17, member A has product MCALYTNSRCGGLPGSREEEEEDDYENTAPPYRDLPPKPVSVAPPRPQRAGKKMENPPLPCKLPMNTGQNLTPVSRTAPQPGGNLEHPPFQPPTTTTPVPCLSQKSGGSRFFQEERLMVYLCLLVVVSLLMGCTGLVVTLIKYQEVVEELRMLTLQQMEWQANVTGMAGLAGLKKDIDHVSAYTNQSLLELRGLLDSTSVTCSEGWLPFQGKCYYFSPSTKSWDEARKFCQENYSHLVIISSIAEQIFVSKAHGSPRVHWLGLNDRKLEGDWRWLDGSPITLSFWDPQEPNNLHNEDCASMNGGGTWNDLSCDKTTYWICERQCSC; this is encoded by the exons ATGTGCGCCCTGTACACTAACTCTCGGTGTGGGGGCCTTCCAG GgtccagagaggaggaggaggaggatgattaTGAGAACACAGCACCACCCTACAGGGACCTTCCTCCCAAGCCAG TTTCGGTGGCTCCACCAAGGCCTCAAAGAGCAG gaaagaaaatggagaacCCCCCACTTCCCTGCAAGCTTCCAATGAACACAG GACAGAACCTCACCCCTGTCTCCCGCACAGCTCCTCAACCTG GCGGTAATCTGGAGCATCCTCCATTCCAGCCGCCTACAACCA CGACTCCAGTGCCCTGTCTCAGTCAGAAGTCCGGAGGTTCTAGGTTCTTCCAGGAGGAGAGACTGATGGTGTACCTGTGTCTGCTGGTGGTGGTGTCATTGCTCATGGGCTGCACTGGTCTGGTTGTGACCCTGATTAAGT ACCAGGAGGTGGTGGAAGAACTGAGGATGTTAACCTTACAGCAGATGGAATGGCAAGCAAACG TGACTGGCATGGCAGGGCTGGCTGGCCTGAAGAAGGACATTGATCACGTAAGCGCCTACACCAACCAGTCCCTGCTGGAACTTCGGGGTTTATTAG ATAGTACCAGCGTCACCTGCTCTGAGGGCTGGCTCCCTTTTCAGGGTAAGTGTTACTACTTCTCTCCAAGCACCAAGTCATGGGATGAAGCCCGGAAGTTCTGCCAGGAGAATTACTCTCACTTGGTCATCATCAGTAGCATTGCTGAGCAG ATCTTTGTGTCCAAGGCTCATGGCTCTCCGCGGGTACACTGGCTGGGGCTGAATGACAGAAAACTTGAAGGCGACTGGAGGTGGCTGGATGGGTCACCTATCACTTTGAG CTTTTGGGACCCACAGGAACCCAACAACCTCCATAATGAGGACTGTGCCAGCATGAATGGAGGTGGCACCTGGAATGACCTCTCTTGCGACAAAACTACATATTGGATTTGTGAGCGGCAATGTTCCTGTTGA